GTGAGAATCGACGGCGACTCCTCGCGACCCCGCGTCGAGCATACGCCGAACACCCACCGACAACCCTGAAGAACGCGCCAGTCCGAACTTGCGCAAGTCACTGCAAGCAGTTCATCCGTCAACGCAAGCAGACGACAGAAGCATGTAATTACCTGACAAGCTCTTGTGACTCGGCCCACAGCCCGCCTAGGGTCTCCTCGCCCTGCCGACGCGAGAGAAACGAGTCCCCATGGTGCGCAGCGGTGTCAGACGGTGGTTCACAGTCGTGCTGGCGGCGGCCGTGGGCCTCGGCGTGCCGGCGGCGGCCGACGCCGAGCCCGCGCGCACGCCCGCACCCGCGCCCGTCGTCACGCGGGCCGCGCTGGACCCGGCGCTGGTCGCCGGCCGGGGCGCGGACGTCGCCTTCGTGGAGCAGGAAGCGGAGAACGCCACCACGACCGGCACGGTCATCGGGCCCGACCGCACGGCCTACACGCTGCCGTCCGAGGCGTCCGGCCGGAAGGCGGTCCGGCTCGCGCCCGGCCAGCACGTCGAGTTCACCCTGCCGAAGGCCGCCAACGCGATCACCGTCCGCTACAGCATCCCGGACGCGCCGAACGGCGGCGGCATCACCGCGCCGCTGGACGTCACGGTGAACGGCGGGCACCGCAGGACGATGACGCTCACCTCGCAGTACGCGTGGCTGTACAACCAGTACCCGTTCACCAACGACCCGAACGCCGACCTGCTGCACCCGGACTGGTGGATCACCGAGTGCGCCTGCGTGCCGTCGCAGACCACGCCGACGCCGGTCGTCGCCAAGCCGTTCCGGCCGCACCACTTCTACGACGAGCAGCGCCTGAAGCTCGGGCGCACGCACCGCGCGGGCGACCGCGTCCGGCTCACCGCGCCGACCGGCACGAACGCCGCGTGGACCGTGATCGACCTGCTGGACTCCGAGCTGGTGGCCCCGCCGCGCGTCACCCCGGTCGCGGCCAACGTGCTGCTGTTCGGCGCCGACCCGACCGGCCGGCGCGACTCGGCCGCCGCGTTCGACCGCGCCATCGCGTTCGCCAAGCGGCACCGGCTGCCGGTGTACCTGCCGCCGGGGACGTTCCAGGTCAACCGGCACATCGTCGTGGACGACGTGACCATCGAGGGCGCGGGCAATTGGCACACCGTGGTCAGGGGCCGCGAGGTCGTCCTGCCCGCGCCCGCGCCGGACGGCTCCACGCGCACCGGCGTCGGCTTCTACGGCAAGCCGGCGGCCGAGGGCGGCAGCCGCAACGTCCACCTGCGCGGGTTCGCCATCCAGGGCGACGTGCGGGAGCGCGTGGACACCGACCAGGTCAACGGGATCGGCGGCGCGCTCAGCGACTCGACCGTCAGCGGCCTGCACATCCAGCACACCAAGGTCGGGCTGTGGCTGGACGGGCCCATGTCGAACCTGTCCGTCACCGACAACGTCGTGGTGGACCAGGTCGCCGACGCGCTGAACCTCCACACCGGAGTCACCGGGTCGGTGGTGCGCAACAACTTCGTCCGCAACACCGGTGACGACGGGCTGGCCATGTGGTCGGAGCACCAGCAGGACGTCGGCAACCGGTTCGAGCGCAACACCGTGCAGTCGCCCGTGCTGGCCAACGGGATCGCGCTGTACGGCGGCACGGACAACGCGCTGGTCGGCAACCTGGTCGCCGACCCGGTGCGCGAGGGCAGCGGCATCCAGCTCGGGTCGCGGTTCGGCGCGCAGCCGTTCACCGGGCAGGTGCTGATCACCGACAACACCACCGTGCGGGCCGGGACGTTCGAGCTGAACTGGCGGATCGGGCTCGGCGCGATCTGGTTCTACGCGCTGGAGCGGGACATCGACGCCGACGTGCGGGTGGTCGGCGCGCACTTCCTGGACAGCACCTACAACGCGGTCGTGCTGGTCAGCGAGTGGTCGGTGAAGGACCAGCACTCCATCGAGAACGTGCACTTCAAGGGCGTCCGGGTGGACGGGACCGGCACGTCGGTGGTGAGCGCGCGGGCGTCCGGCTCGGCGACGTTCGAGGACGTGGACGCCCGCAACGTCGGCGCGGTGCCGGTGAACAACTGCGGCTCGTTCAACTTCCCGGCCACCGGCTCGGAGTTCGCGCTGACCGACCTCGGCGGCAACGACGGCTGGCTCGCACCGTGGCTGCTGCCGAACACGATCACGTGCGACGACCGCCCGACCGCCGTCCCGCCGCCGGCCCCGTCGCCCTGGTGAACCCGCGGTGCCGGCGGTGGGCGCCCACCGCCGGCACCGCTACGGACCGTTCCCGGCTCGCGCCAGGAGCACCACGACGTGCCCGAGGCAGGTCAGCGCGCTGACCTCGGCATCGTGTCAAGGACCTTCGCCCTCAGCGCTCCCTCCCCGCGGACCGCAGCCTGGCCAGCGCCCGCCGTTGCGCGACCCGCACCGCGCCCGGCGTCGACCCGACCGCAGCGGCGGTCTCCTCGGTCGACAGGCCGGACACCACCCGGAGCAGGACCACCTCGCGCTGCTTCTCCGGCAGGGCCTCCAGCAGGGCGGCCACCCCACCCCGCAGCACCCGCTCCCCCGGGTCCTCGCCGGCCGCTTCGTCCGGCACGACGGGCACGGGCGTCTCCGGATCGCGGGCCGCGGCCCGACGGGCGCTCGCGACCCGGCGCGCCGCGATCCCGTGGACGAAGGCGAGGAAGGGCCTGCCCTGCCCGTGGTAGCCGGGCAGGGCTTCCAGCAGGGCCAGGCACACGTCCTGCGCCAGGTCGTCCGCGCAGACGCCGGTCGCGCCACCGCGTTCGACGCGGACGCGGACGTACCGCAGGACCAGGGGCCGGACCTCCCGGAGCAGGTCCTCGACCGCGCGGCGATCACCGGCCACGGCCCGTTCCACGTAGTGCTCCAGACCGTGCCGCGGATCGGCGCGCGCCCCCTCGGGCGGGTCTCCGCTGCCGGGCATCCGCAGGACCTCCGCCCGCCATTCCGGAGGCCTGGGCGCCAGCGGGGACTTGGGCGCCGGCAGGGGTTTGAGCGCCAACGCCCCCGTGACCGCGCTCGCCGCCCCCCGCGCCAGGTCCCGCTCGCGCCGGGCGGACCGGAGGTCGACCACCGCCCGCCGCTTGACGGTGGTCAACATCCCCTCGACGTCGAGGACCCGGCCGGTCGCCAGGGTCAGGTCCCCGCTGGCCGCGGCCAGCCAGCTGTCGAACCCGTCCTCGCCGTCCGACCGATCGGTCTTGCCGTTCACCGCAGTCCTCCTCTCACCGCGTCCTGGTCGCGAATCGGGCTTTGAGCGCGTTGCGCGCGTGGCGCAGGTTGGACCGCACCGTCGTGGGGGACGTGTCGAGGTGGTCGGCGATCTCCAGGTAGTCGAACCCGTCGAGGTGCCACGCCAGCACCAGCCGCTGCCGGTCCGGCAACGACGCCAACGCCTCCAGCAACCGCTCGTGCTCCTCCCCCAGGGTGACGACGTCCGGGTCGTGGTGGGTGGACACCGTCCAGCCACCCGAAACAGCCCGCAACACCCCCTCCTGAGCACGTGCGCTCTCCACGATCGCCGCGCGGTACGCCACCGTGCGCACCCACGCCCGCGGCGACCGCAGCCCGCTCCACTCCTGGTACGCCCTGGTCATCGCTTCCTGCGCCGCGTCCTTGCTCTGCTCCACCCCGAACCCCGCCCGCCTCACGAACGCCACGAGCGGCGCCAGCTGCCGACGGAAGAACTCGTCGAATTCCCCGCTGCTCCCCACGTCCCCCGCCTCTCTCCCGACAGGGAGGAAGAGCGGCGGGGGACGGCCGACGTGCAGGGACTCACCCGATCGAGCTACAAACCCCTCCGCCTACAAGCCCTTCCGCTCACCGCGGAGCACCGCGACCGCCAGCAGGACGACGACCACCGCTCCGACCACCGTCACGGTGAGGGACCTGGTGCTGAGGTAGAGGCCCCCGAACCCGACGCTGATCACGTTCACCAAGATCGAAACTGTGGAAACGGCACCCGAGGGACGTCCGGGCACGTGGTCGGCGGCAGGCGGCTGAGGAGAAGGAAGCTGCTCATCCATACCCCCGAGTGCGACGAGACCCCTCCGCCGTGCAAACAGGGTGCGGAACACGGTGCGGGCGCGTCACGATGACCTCCGCGTAAGCGGTTCCGTCATCGTGAGGGGGACGACGTGCAGGCGGCGCACTACAGCTGGGACAGCTCGGTCCCCAACCACAAGCTGCCGCGGGTGGGCGACGTGATCGTGCTGTGGGACAAGGAGGTCCTGCTGGGCGCCTCGGTGATCGAGAAGATCGTCACCGGCGAGGAGGAGAAGGCCCTCCACCGCTGCCCGCACTGCGGCAGGGCGAGCATCAAGTTCCGCAAGACCGAGGACCCGGCCTACCGGTGCTACAAGTGCACCGGCACGTTCGAGGAGGTGGAGACCACCAAGGGGGTCGTCACCACCTACCGGTCCCACCACGACGTCGCCTGGGTGGACCTCGCGGGAGAGCTGACCGGTGACCGGCTGCGCGGGCTGTGCACGCTGCCGAAGTCGCAGCTCAGCATCCGCCAGCTCGACTACCCGAGGTTCCGGGACGCCGTGCGGGCGGCGCCCGGCCGACCGAGCCTTTCGCCGGTCGAGGCGGCCCTGGCCACCAAGCTGGTGGGCGGCCACACCACGGCCGTCGTGCGGGTCCGGCGAGGGCAGGCCGCGTTCCGCAACCGGCTGCTGGCGGAGTACGGCGACACGTGCGCGTTCACCGGCCCCACGCCGCACGCCGCGCTCGAAGGAGCCCACCTGACCAGCTTCGCCGCCGACGGTCGGCACCACGACCAGGGCGGGCTCCTGCTCCGGCGCGACGTGCACCGCCTCTTCGACCTCGGCCACCTCGCCGTGCACCCGCAGCGGCACACCATCGACGTCTCCGGGACCGTCGCCGACTACCCGGAGTACCGCAGGCTCCAGGACGAGGAGCTGCACGTGGACCTGACGGAGCGCCAAGCGGGCTGGATCGCCAAGCACTGGACCATGCACCGATGATCGATTCCCGCACTGTTTCAACAGGACGGGTGAATTTCAGACACACGATCCGGGACTGTCCGGGCTCGCGGTGACGGGCTGACAATTCTGCCCATGGCAGGAAGATCCGACGCGGACGTCGCGGCCGGCGTCCTGGTCGTGGGCGCCGGGATGGC
This genomic window from Saccharothrix sp. HUAS TT1 contains:
- a CDS encoding glycosyl hydrolase family 28-related protein → MVRSGVRRWFTVVLAAAVGLGVPAAADAEPARTPAPAPVVTRAALDPALVAGRGADVAFVEQEAENATTTGTVIGPDRTAYTLPSEASGRKAVRLAPGQHVEFTLPKAANAITVRYSIPDAPNGGGITAPLDVTVNGGHRRTMTLTSQYAWLYNQYPFTNDPNADLLHPDWWITECACVPSQTTPTPVVAKPFRPHHFYDEQRLKLGRTHRAGDRVRLTAPTGTNAAWTVIDLLDSELVAPPRVTPVAANVLLFGADPTGRRDSAAAFDRAIAFAKRHRLPVYLPPGTFQVNRHIVVDDVTIEGAGNWHTVVRGREVVLPAPAPDGSTRTGVGFYGKPAAEGGSRNVHLRGFAIQGDVRERVDTDQVNGIGGALSDSTVSGLHIQHTKVGLWLDGPMSNLSVTDNVVVDQVADALNLHTGVTGSVVRNNFVRNTGDDGLAMWSEHQQDVGNRFERNTVQSPVLANGIALYGGTDNALVGNLVADPVREGSGIQLGSRFGAQPFTGQVLITDNTTVRAGTFELNWRIGLGAIWFYALERDIDADVRVVGAHFLDSTYNAVVLVSEWSVKDQHSIENVHFKGVRVDGTGTSVVSARASGSATFEDVDARNVGAVPVNNCGSFNFPATGSEFALTDLGGNDGWLAPWLLPNTITCDDRPTAVPPPAPSPW
- the shbA gene encoding RNA polymerase sigma factor ShbA codes for the protein MPGSGDPPEGARADPRHGLEHYVERAVAGDRRAVEDLLREVRPLVLRYVRVRVERGGATGVCADDLAQDVCLALLEALPGYHGQGRPFLAFVHGIAARRVASARRAAARDPETPVPVVPDEAAGEDPGERVLRGGVAALLEALPEKQREVVLLRVVSGLSTEETAAAVGSTPGAVRVAQRRALARLRSAGRER
- a CDS encoding RNA polymerase sigma factor, which encodes MGSSGEFDEFFRRQLAPLVAFVRRAGFGVEQSKDAAQEAMTRAYQEWSGLRSPRAWVRTVAYRAAIVESARAQEGVLRAVSGGWTVSTHHDPDVVTLGEEHERLLEALASLPDRQRLVLAWHLDGFDYLEIADHLDTSPTTVRSNLRHARNALKARFATRTR
- a CDS encoding HNH endonuclease, which codes for MQAAHYSWDSSVPNHKLPRVGDVIVLWDKEVLLGASVIEKIVTGEEEKALHRCPHCGRASIKFRKTEDPAYRCYKCTGTFEEVETTKGVVTTYRSHHDVAWVDLAGELTGDRLRGLCTLPKSQLSIRQLDYPRFRDAVRAAPGRPSLSPVEAALATKLVGGHTTAVVRVRRGQAAFRNRLLAEYGDTCAFTGPTPHAALEGAHLTSFAADGRHHDQGGLLLRRDVHRLFDLGHLAVHPQRHTIDVSGTVADYPEYRRLQDEELHVDLTERQAGWIAKHWTMHR